Proteins encoded within one genomic window of Nonomuraea gerenzanensis:
- a CDS encoding RDD family protein, protein MAGTAPRTDVLPAEWWERLGARLIEALVFGVFYYILFIALWGFFRTVGMAEVIGGRLPGVLAWLVAGLAYAGYDWWAHSRHGRTFGKAIMRIRLVPDGLPRRVLLKRTLVYPAPVMLMGIPVVNLLAGMLLFGVGLLILIDKPLERGPHDRAAGTRVVKDLR, encoded by the coding sequence ATGGCCGGGACGGCCCCGCGGACGGACGTGCTGCCCGCCGAATGGTGGGAACGTCTCGGTGCGCGGCTGATTGAAGCGCTGGTCTTCGGGGTCTTCTATTACATTCTGTTCATCGCGCTGTGGGGCTTCTTCCGGACTGTCGGCATGGCCGAGGTCATCGGCGGGCGGCTGCCGGGGGTCCTCGCGTGGCTGGTCGCCGGGCTGGCTTATGCCGGCTACGACTGGTGGGCGCATTCCCGGCACGGACGGACGTTCGGTAAGGCGATCATGAGGATTCGCCTGGTGCCGGACGGCCTGCCGCGCCGGGTTCTGCTCAAGCGGACCCTGGTCTATCCCGCGCCGGTGATGCTCATGGGCATTCCGGTGGTCAATCTGCTGGCCGGAATGCTGCTGTTCGGGGTGGGGTTGCTCATCCTGATCGACAAGCCGCTGGAGCGGGGCCCGCACGACAGGGCGGCCGGAACGCGGGTGGTAAAAGATCTTCGCTGA
- a CDS encoding histone-like nucleoid-structuring protein Lsr2 has product MAKQIQEILIDDLDGGEANETVSFAIDGSTYEIDLSDLNAKKLRDALTPFVQHARRAGAVSTRRRGRGGNRAMSREKSSEIRQWAKAHGLPVSERGRIASTVVEKYEAAH; this is encoded by the coding sequence ATGGCCAAGCAGATCCAGGAGATTCTCATCGATGACCTCGATGGGGGCGAGGCCAATGAGACGGTCAGCTTCGCTATTGACGGCTCCACCTATGAGATTGACCTCAGCGACCTTAACGCGAAGAAGCTGAGGGACGCTCTGACGCCTTTCGTGCAGCATGCGCGCAGGGCGGGCGCCGTATCCACGCGCCGGCGCGGCCGGGGCGGCAACCGTGCGATGAGCCGCGAGAAGAGCTCCGAGATCCGGCAGTGGGCCAAGGCTCACGGCCTGCCGGTCAGCGAGCGCGGCCGCATCGCCTCCACCGTCGTGGAGAAGTACGAAGCCGCTCACTGA
- a CDS encoding amino-acid N-acetyltransferase: MEQVAELATSETQPESAVVVRRARTPDVRVIRRLVDTYAGAGPRLLEKATVTLYEDVQEFWVAERGGQVVGCGALHVLWEDLAEVRTVAVDPACRGMGVGHRIVSALIQHAKDLGLRRVFCLTFEVDFFARHGFRSIQGTPVSPEVYAELLASYDEGVAEFLDLEHVKPNTLGNTRMLLHLTSGDADLDQMER, encoded by the coding sequence ATGGAGCAGGTGGCCGAACTGGCGACGTCCGAGACCCAGCCCGAGAGCGCGGTCGTGGTCCGGCGTGCCCGCACGCCCGATGTCCGGGTGATCAGGCGGCTGGTGGACACCTATGCGGGCGCGGGCCCGCGGCTTCTGGAGAAGGCCACGGTGACCCTGTACGAGGACGTGCAGGAGTTCTGGGTGGCCGAGAGGGGCGGGCAGGTTGTCGGCTGTGGCGCGCTCCACGTGTTGTGGGAGGACCTCGCGGAGGTCCGCACCGTGGCCGTGGATCCGGCGTGCCGCGGCATGGGCGTCGGCCATCGGATCGTCTCGGCGCTGATACAGCACGCGAAGGATCTGGGTCTGCGACGTGTATTCTGTCTGACTTTTGAGGTCGACTTCTTCGCGAGACACGGCTTTCGCTCGATTCAGGGCACACCGGTCTCACCAGAGGTGTACGCCGAACTCCTGGCCTCGTACGACGAGGGCGTGGCGGAGTTCCTCGACCTGGAACACGTCAAACCGAACACCCTGGGCAACACCCGCATGCTGCTCCATCTGACATCGGGTGACGCGGACCTTGACCAGATGGAAAGGTGA
- a CDS encoding RDD family protein, giving the protein MSTGQPPYPQDESGENPPYGQHNAGRHPGEPDPDVTVVGYRADDAYGQQPPYGQQQGHGQQQGYGQQPQYGQQQQGYGQQGYDQQQQYGQQQGYGQQQQSQPGYGQQGQYGQQQGYGQQQQSQPGYGQQQYSDQQGYGQQQGYGDQQQQYGQQGYGQQPQSGQQSAYGQQPQSQPGYGQQQGYGQQQQSQPDYGQQAQYGQQPQSQPGYGQQGYDQQQQYGQQGYGQQQQSQPDYGQQAQYGQQPQSQPGYGQQGYDQQQQYGQQGYGQQQQSQPDYGQQAQYGQQPQSQPGYAQPGYGQPGYGQQGYEQQQFGQQGYGQQPQQYGQGGYGQPGYGQAYGQPVGVQPPGAPAPLAEWWQRLVARIIDFVILFIVNIVVGVVLGLFAVASYSTLDGSSGGFLSLTLVTIISAVIVTALWVAFDFFLLKAKGQTVGKMVMGIKVVHVGQAMPPGGLSSDAALKRAAATWGGWILNAVPLTVIPSLLAWAVVALNGASQLWDKPLQQTFADKFANTVVVKIK; this is encoded by the coding sequence GTGAGCACCGGACAGCCGCCGTATCCACAGGACGAATCCGGCGAGAATCCCCCTTACGGGCAGCACAACGCGGGCCGCCACCCTGGCGAGCCCGACCCGGACGTGACTGTGGTCGGCTACCGGGCGGACGACGCCTACGGCCAGCAGCCCCCATACGGCCAGCAGCAGGGCCATGGGCAGCAGCAGGGCTACGGCCAGCAGCCCCAGTACGGCCAGCAGCAGCAAGGCTACGGCCAGCAGGGCTACGACCAGCAGCAGCAGTACGGTCAGCAGCAGGGTTACGGTCAGCAACAGCAGTCGCAGCCCGGCTACGGCCAGCAAGGACAGTACGGCCAGCAGCAGGGCTACGGTCAGCAGCAGCAGTCGCAGCCCGGCTACGGCCAGCAGCAATACAGCGACCAGCAGGGCTACGGCCAGCAGCAGGGCTACGGCGACCAGCAGCAGCAGTACGGCCAGCAGGGCTACGGCCAGCAACCGCAGTCCGGCCAGCAGTCCGCCTACGGCCAGCAGCCGCAGTCCCAGCCCGGATACGGCCAGCAGCAGGGTTACGGTCAGCAGCAGCAGTCGCAGCCGGATTACGGCCAGCAGGCCCAGTACGGTCAGCAGCCGCAGTCCCAGCCGGGCTACGGCCAGCAGGGCTACGACCAGCAGCAGCAGTACGGCCAGCAGGGTTACGGTCAGCAGCAGCAGTCGCAGCCGGATTACGGCCAGCAGGCCCAGTACGGTCAGCAGCCGCAGTCCCAGCCGGGCTACGGCCAGCAGGGCTACGACCAGCAGCAGCAGTACGGCCAGCAGGGTTACGGTCAGCAGCAGCAGTCGCAGCCGGATTACGGCCAGCAGGCCCAGTACGGTCAGCAGCCGCAGTCCCAGCCCGGCTACGCCCAGCCCGGTTACGGCCAGCCCGGTTACGGCCAGCAGGGCTACGAGCAGCAGCAGTTCGGCCAGCAGGGCTACGGCCAGCAGCCGCAGCAGTACGGGCAAGGCGGCTACGGCCAGCCCGGCTACGGGCAGGCCTACGGCCAGCCGGTCGGCGTGCAGCCCCCAGGGGCGCCGGCACCGCTCGCCGAGTGGTGGCAGCGCCTGGTGGCCAGGATCATCGACTTCGTCATCCTGTTCATCGTGAACATCGTCGTCGGTGTCGTGCTCGGCCTGTTCGCCGTGGCCAGCTACTCCACGCTGGATGGCAGCAGCGGCGGGTTCCTCTCGCTGACGCTGGTGACGATCATCTCGGCGGTCATCGTGACGGCGCTCTGGGTGGCCTTCGACTTCTTCCTGCTGAAGGCGAAGGGCCAGACCGTCGGCAAGATGGTGATGGGCATCAAGGTCGTGCACGTGGGCCAGGCCATGCCACCAGGCGGCCTGTCCTCCGACGCGGCGCTGAAGCGCGCCGCGGCCACCTGGGGCGGCTGGATCCTCAACGCCGTCCCGCTGACCGTCATCCCCAGCCTGCTGGCCTGGGCCGTGGTGGCGCTCAACGGCGCCTCCCAGCTCTGGGACAAGCCGCTGCAGCAGACGTTCGCGGACAAGTTCGCGAACACGGTGGTGGTCAAGATCAAGTAG